A region of the Arcobacter sp. F155 genome:
AGTTATAAATAAAAAGTTTAAAAAAAGAAAAGTAGATTCTGCTTTTATTTCATCTATTGCTTCTAGGGGAGAAAAAAGATTAGACTTTGGAATTATTGCAAGAGCTGATGTTCAATCTGTTATTTTAATTCCAGGAGAAGAGAAAGAGGATTATCAAAGTGAAACTTCTAATGCCCTTGCTAAAGTTTTAGACCTAAAGGGAAAAGTTTTAATTGGAGATAAAGCCTTAAAATATTTTCATGATAGTAAAGATAAAAACTTTATTGACTTAGCACTTGCTTGGCAAGATAAATATAATCTACCTTTTGTTTTTGCAACTTTATGTTTTAACAAAAATGAAAGATACTTAAAAAAAGTTACAAGAAGATTTAACAAAAGAAAAATATATATTCCTCAATATATATTAGAAAACTATTCAAAAAGAAGTGGCATTTCAAAAGAAGCAATATTAGAGTATCTAAAAAGAATAGATTATGATATTGGAATAAAAGAGAAAAGAGCCATAAAAAAATTTTTACAATTGACAAAGAGTTTATAATGACAATATATGATTCATTTATTTTAGGAGTTATTGAAGGAATAACAGAGTTTTTACCAATTTCTTCAACAGGACATTTAATAGTTGCAAGTGAGTTTCTAGGAATAGATCAAACAAGCGTAAATAAAGCTTATGAAGTAATCATTCAATTTGCTGCTATCTTAGCAGTTGTACTAAACTATCCTTCAAAGTTTACTTTTTCACATATTAATCTTTGGACTAAAGTTTTTATTGCCTTTTTACCTATTGCAATAATTGGTTTTATCTTCTCAGACCAAGTAAAAGCAATGTTCTCAATTGAAATAGTTGCTTGGATGTTTATTATTGGAGGAATTGTTTTCTTAATAGTAGAAAAGTTTTATGATGAATCACAACATACAACCTCTGATGTAGAAGATATTAGTTTTAAACAATCATTATATATAGGTCTTGCTCAAATTTTTGCACTTATTCCTGGAACATCAAGGGCTGGGTCAAGTATCATTGGAGCTATGCTTGTGGGATTAAATAGAAAAGCAAGTGCAGAGTTCTCTTTTTTACTTGCTTTTCCTGTTATGTGTGCAACTACAGGCTATGATGTAGTAAAACACCATGAAGAATTATTCATGGCTGGAAATCTAATCAACCTTGCAATAGGTTTTGTTGTATCTTTTGTTATTGCATTTATTGCAATAAAACTATTCTTAAAATTCCTAGAGAACTTTACTTTTGTTGCCTTTGGAATATATAGAATAGTCTTTGGTATTTTACTGTTAAGCTTTGCCTAACATATCATCAACAATTGACTCTATAGCATTATACTTTATAGAGTCAACAAGTTTTTTACTTATACTATAATTATCTTTTTTCAAAATATTCATAAACTTTTCAGAGCTTAGTTCATTTTCTCTTAATACATAACATAAGCCTTTGTTCTCTAAAAACTTAGCATTTGTATATTGATGGTCTTTTGCAGCATAAGGGAAAGGGACAAAAAGTGTAGGTAAAGAGTTTGCACATAACTCCCATAAAGTTGAAGCTCCTGAACGACTTACTGCAAAATCTGCTTCACCCATTTTTGAAGCTAAATCATCACTAAAGGCAAAAACATCAACTTCTAAGCCTAGTTTTTTATACTCTTTACTTACTCTTTCAAAATCATTCTTTCCAGTTTGATGAATAATATTTAGATTTAACTTCTTTAAATCCTTTGCAACACTAAGGGCAAAATCATTTATTGCTTTAGCCCCTTGAGAACCACCTAGAAAGATTACTGTTTTTAACTCATCCCTTATTCTTGCATTATCAAAAAACTCTTCACTAACTGGATAGTCCTTAATTGGTGAATCAACTAAAAATGATGAGTAAACTTCTGAAGCAAATCTAGCTGTTTTTTCATTTAGTTTACCCATAACTGAGTTTTGTTCATGTATAAATAAATAACAATCAACTGTTGTAATAGCTGCTAATGTTGCAGGTGCAGCAGAAAAACCACCAACACTAACTACTGTAGATACTTTAAACTTTTGAAAAATAGTTCTACATTTACTTACTTGAGAAACAATTTGCATTAAAGATTGTATTTTTCCTAAGAAGTTTTTATTTACAACTCCCCTTGTATCTAAAAATATTGCTTTTTTTAATCTTTTATCATCTTCAAACCAACTAGGGTCTTGTCCATTTGCAGAACCTATAAATATAACTTTATATCCTCTTTTATGAAACTCTTCAATAA
Encoded here:
- a CDS encoding undecaprenyl-diphosphate phosphatase, with translation MTIYDSFILGVIEGITEFLPISSTGHLIVASEFLGIDQTSVNKAYEVIIQFAAILAVVLNYPSKFTFSHINLWTKVFIAFLPIAIIGFIFSDQVKAMFSIEIVAWMFIIGGIVFLIVEKFYDESQHTTSDVEDISFKQSLYIGLAQIFALIPGTSRAGSSIIGAMLVGLNRKASAEFSFLLAFPVMCATTGYDVVKHHEELFMAGNLINLAIGFVVSFVIAFIAIKLFLKFLENFTFVAFGIYRIVFGILLLSFA
- a CDS encoding MqnA/MqnD/SBP family protein: MLFAKIDFINLLPFHVFIKKNIKSNQVKAIIEYKKSYPSVINKKFKKRKVDSAFISSIASRGEKRLDFGIIARADVQSVILIPGEEKEDYQSETSNALAKVLDLKGKVLIGDKALKYFHDSKDKNFIDLALAWQDKYNLPFVFATLCFNKNERYLKKVTRRFNKRKIYIPQYILENYSKRSGISKEAILEYLKRIDYDIGIKEKRAIKKFLQLTKSL
- the murG gene encoding undecaprenyldiphospho-muramoylpentapeptide beta-N-acetylglucosaminyltransferase translates to MKKTVVVTGGGTGGHLKVADAFIEEFHKRGYKVIFIGSANGQDPSWFEDDKRLKKAIFLDTRGVVNKNFLGKIQSLMQIVSQVSKCRTIFQKFKVSTVVSVGGFSAAPATLAAITTVDCYLFIHEQNSVMGKLNEKTARFASEVYSSFLVDSPIKDYPVSEEFFDNARIRDELKTVIFLGGSQGAKAINDFALSVAKDLKKLNLNIIHQTGKNDFERVSKEYKKLGLEVDVFAFSDDLASKMGEADFAVSRSGASTLWELCANSLPTLFVPFPYAAKDHQYTNAKFLENKGLCYVLRENELSSEKFMNILKKDNYSISKKLVDSIKYNAIESIVDDMLGKA